In Sorghum bicolor cultivar BTx623 chromosome 10, Sorghum_bicolor_NCBIv3, whole genome shotgun sequence, one genomic interval encodes:
- the LOC8072574 gene encoding adenylyltransferase and sulfurtransferase MOCS3-1 isoform X1, with protein MGGGGGGGGRREAIERELKKLRAEREDLDGRIRLLESQLEATPAGVSGAAAGIGVEDGACGGSVACQSRVSNGFKLDGGLPADMVYRYSRHLLLPDFGVEGQRKLSQSSILVVGAGGLGSPVALYLAACGVGCLGIVDGDDVELNNLHRQIIHKEAYVGQSKVKSAADACREINSSIKVVEHHHTLKPCNALEVVRKYDIVVDATDNLPTRYMISDCCVLLSKPLVSGAALGLEGQLTVYHHNGSPCYRCLFPSPPPVAACQRCSDSGVLGVVPGVIGCLQALEAIKIATGVGEPLCGRMLLFDALSARVRIVKIRGSSPDCTHCGKNSVFTEQDFQKFDYENFTQSPMSDKAAPSVNLLPESARITCRDYKKLVDNGEPHLLLDVRPAHHFQIASISPSLNIPLSMLEEKLSTLETSLKETGEASTLVVLCRRGNDSQRAVKLLHEKGFASAKDIIGGLQAWGQDVDPHFPVY; from the exons atgggcggcggcggcggcggcggtggcaggAGGGAGGCGATAGAGCGGGAGCTAAAGAAGCTTCGGGCGGAGCGGGAGGACCTCGACGGCCGGATACGGCTGCTGGAATCgcagctcgaggcgacgcctgCGGGAGTCAGCGGTGCGGCGGCGGGGATAGGAGTAGAGGATGGTGCGTGCGGCGGGAGTGTCGCGTGCCAGAGCCGCGTGAGTAACGGGTTTAAGCTGGATGGTGGTCTCCCAGCGGATATGGTCTACCGGTATAGCCGCCACCTCCTTCTCCCGGACTTCGGGGTCGAAG GCCAGCGGAAGCTGTCACAGTCGTCGATTTTAGTGGTTGGGGCTGGAGGTTTGGGCTCTCCCGTGGCGTTGTATCTAGCAGCTTGCGGTGTCG GTTGCTTGGGCATTGTGGATGGTGATGATGTTGAACTGAATAACCTTCATCGACAG ATAATTCATAAAGAAGCATATGTTGGACAATCAAAAGTGAAGTCAGCAGCTGATGCTTGCCGTGA GATTAATTCCTCTATCAAGGTAGTAGAGCATCATCATACTCTGAAGCCATGCAATGCTTTGGAGGTTGTTCGGAA ATATGATATAGTTGTTGATGCAACTGACAACCTTCCTACTAGGTATATGATCAGTGATTGTTGTGTTTTGCTGAGCAAG CCACTTGTATCTGGTGCAGCATTAGGTTTAGAAGGGCAG TTGACTGTTTATCATCATAATGGAAGTCCATGCTATCGGTGCCTCTTTCCAAGTCCACCACCTGTGGCAGCCTGCCAGAGATGCTCAGACAGTGGTGTTCTTGGGGTTG TTCCGGGAGTGATTGGCTGCTTACAAGCTCTGGAGGCTATAAAGATTGCAACTGGTGTTGGTGAGCCCCTATGTGGAAGAATGCTACTATTTGATGCACTCTCTGCTCGTGTTAGAATT GTTAAGATTCGTGGAAGCTCTCCAGATTGCACCCATTGTGGCAAAAATTCTGTTTTCACAGAACAAGATTTTCAGAAGTTTGACTATGAGAACTTCACACAATCACCAATGTCTGATAAG GCAGCACCAAGTGTGAACTTACTCCCAGAGAGCGCCCGGATCACTTGCAGAGATTACAAAAAACTGGTTGACAATGGTGAACCTCATCTATTGTTGGATGTACGACCCGCACATCACTTCCAAATAGCTTCGATTTCTCCATCTCTGAACATCCCGCTCTCCATGTTGGAAGAGAAGCTGTCTACACTTGAAACCTCACTGAAGGAAACAGGAGAGGCGTCAACCTTGGTTGTCCTGTGTAGAAGAGGCAATGACTCTCAGAGAGCCGTCAAGCTTCTCCATGAGAAGGGATTTGCCTCTGCGAAGGATATCATCGGTGGGCTGCAGGCGTGGGGACAAGATGTTGATCCTCATTTCCCTGTGTACTAG
- the LOC8072574 gene encoding adenylyltransferase and sulfurtransferase MOCS3-2 isoform X2 encodes MGGGGGGGGRREAIERELKKLRAEREDLDGRIRLLESQLEATPAGVSGAAAGIGVEDGACGGSVACQSRVSNGFKLDGGLPADMVYRYSRHLLLPDFGVEGQRKLSQSSILVVGAGGLGSPVALYLAACGVGCLGIVDGDDVELNNLHRQIIHKEAYVGQSKVKSAADACREINSSIKVVEHHHTLKPCNALEVVRKYDIVVDATDNLPTRYMISDCCVLLSKPLVSGAALGLEGQLTVYHHNGSPCYRCLFPSPPPVAACQRCSDSGVLGVVPGVIGCLQALEAIKIATGVVYLQVKIRGSSPDCTHCGKNSVFTEQDFQKFDYENFTQSPMSDKAAPSVNLLPESARITCRDYKKLVDNGEPHLLLDVRPAHHFQIASISPSLNIPLSMLEEKLSTLETSLKETGEASTLVVLCRRGNDSQRAVKLLHEKGFASAKDIIGGLQAWGQDVDPHFPVY; translated from the exons atgggcggcggcggcggcggcggtggcaggAGGGAGGCGATAGAGCGGGAGCTAAAGAAGCTTCGGGCGGAGCGGGAGGACCTCGACGGCCGGATACGGCTGCTGGAATCgcagctcgaggcgacgcctgCGGGAGTCAGCGGTGCGGCGGCGGGGATAGGAGTAGAGGATGGTGCGTGCGGCGGGAGTGTCGCGTGCCAGAGCCGCGTGAGTAACGGGTTTAAGCTGGATGGTGGTCTCCCAGCGGATATGGTCTACCGGTATAGCCGCCACCTCCTTCTCCCGGACTTCGGGGTCGAAG GCCAGCGGAAGCTGTCACAGTCGTCGATTTTAGTGGTTGGGGCTGGAGGTTTGGGCTCTCCCGTGGCGTTGTATCTAGCAGCTTGCGGTGTCG GTTGCTTGGGCATTGTGGATGGTGATGATGTTGAACTGAATAACCTTCATCGACAG ATAATTCATAAAGAAGCATATGTTGGACAATCAAAAGTGAAGTCAGCAGCTGATGCTTGCCGTGA GATTAATTCCTCTATCAAGGTAGTAGAGCATCATCATACTCTGAAGCCATGCAATGCTTTGGAGGTTGTTCGGAA ATATGATATAGTTGTTGATGCAACTGACAACCTTCCTACTAGGTATATGATCAGTGATTGTTGTGTTTTGCTGAGCAAG CCACTTGTATCTGGTGCAGCATTAGGTTTAGAAGGGCAG TTGACTGTTTATCATCATAATGGAAGTCCATGCTATCGGTGCCTCTTTCCAAGTCCACCACCTGTGGCAGCCTGCCAGAGATGCTCAGACAGTGGTGTTCTTGGGGTTG TTCCGGGAGTGATTGGCTGCTTACAAGCTCTGGAGGCTATAAAGATTGCAACTGGTGTTG TATATTTGCAGGTTAAGATTCGTGGAAGCTCTCCAGATTGCACCCATTGTGGCAAAAATTCTGTTTTCACAGAACAAGATTTTCAGAAGTTTGACTATGAGAACTTCACACAATCACCAATGTCTGATAAG GCAGCACCAAGTGTGAACTTACTCCCAGAGAGCGCCCGGATCACTTGCAGAGATTACAAAAAACTGGTTGACAATGGTGAACCTCATCTATTGTTGGATGTACGACCCGCACATCACTTCCAAATAGCTTCGATTTCTCCATCTCTGAACATCCCGCTCTCCATGTTGGAAGAGAAGCTGTCTACACTTGAAACCTCACTGAAGGAAACAGGAGAGGCGTCAACCTTGGTTGTCCTGTGTAGAAGAGGCAATGACTCTCAGAGAGCCGTCAAGCTTCTCCATGAGAAGGGATTTGCCTCTGCGAAGGATATCATCGGTGGGCTGCAGGCGTGGGGACAAGATGTTGATCCTCATTTCCCTGTGTACTAG